From Alcaligenes faecalis, the proteins below share one genomic window:
- a CDS encoding alpha/beta fold hydrolase: MPLSTQGAMRKTASGLSYWDNGEQQGDVYVLLHGISSAAGLWAKQFASQAGKNRLIAWDAPGYGDSVALASATPSAADYAQALRTLVQEVGLPAFTLVGHSLGALMATAYASLYPEDVSRLVLASVAQGYGKTSAEQQRQVYEKRPRLLEALGPEAMAQERGPFLLGQVTPENMQMVTQAMKRLRLEGFQASSYLLAYDSIDDYLPSIQGDIEVLYGTEDGITPPAGMQALQHSYPRLKLQAVPQAGHLLYVDQPALFDRLVFGHAEQDKKESSI, encoded by the coding sequence ATGCCATTGAGCACACAGGGTGCGATGCGTAAGACGGCTTCTGGCCTGTCTTATTGGGATAACGGGGAGCAGCAAGGCGATGTGTACGTCTTGCTGCACGGCATCAGTTCGGCTGCGGGTTTGTGGGCCAAGCAGTTTGCAAGCCAAGCGGGGAAAAACCGGCTGATAGCCTGGGATGCGCCGGGCTATGGCGACAGTGTCGCTTTGGCCTCAGCCACCCCTAGCGCTGCTGATTACGCTCAGGCACTGAGAACCTTGGTGCAGGAGGTGGGCTTGCCCGCCTTCACGCTGGTGGGGCATTCCTTGGGCGCATTGATGGCCACTGCCTATGCCTCGCTGTATCCGGAGGATGTGTCACGTTTGGTGTTGGCCAGTGTGGCACAGGGCTATGGCAAAACCTCGGCAGAGCAGCAAAGGCAGGTATACGAGAAACGTCCACGACTGCTCGAAGCGCTGGGCCCGGAAGCCATGGCGCAAGAGCGTGGGCCGTTTCTGTTGGGGCAAGTGACACCCGAAAACATGCAGATGGTGACGCAGGCAATGAAACGACTGCGTCTGGAGGGATTCCAAGCGTCTTCCTATCTCTTGGCGTACGACAGCATTGATGATTACCTGCCGAGTATTCAAGGTGACATAGAGGTTTTGTACGGCACAGAGGATGGCATTACTCCACCTGCCGGGATGCAGGCCTTACAGCACAGTTACCCACGGCTGAAATTGCAGGCAGTGCCGCAAGCTGGCCATTTGCTGTACGTGGATCAACCTGCGCTATTTGATCGCCTGGTCTTTGGCCATGCCGAGCAGGACAAGAAGGAGAGCAGCATATGA
- a CDS encoding ABC transporter permease, which yields MNRLLIQIISVLVFFLLWKAYVSGFDVSPLVLPPPEDVVHALVRLMQRDDTYYHIYTTLAECLGGFCIAVIVGTLLGQLLGRIAILDTIFKPFVIALQLTPKVALIPLFILWFGFGIESKIIISALLAFFPVFSNSYLGAKSVDTGLIEVFQVGKASTWQRFKLLVIPASLPYILTGMEMAIVLAIIGAVVSEFVAGSRGLGYLATIKLQDLEVDTLFAVVILLAMIGFVLYFTVGSLRKVVIPWHESAKAAKK from the coding sequence GTGAATCGTCTACTTATTCAAATCATTTCCGTGCTGGTGTTTTTCCTGCTCTGGAAAGCCTATGTCAGTGGTTTTGACGTGTCCCCCCTGGTCTTGCCCCCACCGGAAGATGTGGTGCACGCCCTGGTGCGGCTGATGCAGCGCGATGATACCTACTATCACATCTACACCACCTTGGCCGAGTGCCTGGGAGGCTTTTGTATCGCAGTCATTGTGGGAACCTTGCTGGGGCAGTTGCTGGGACGGATCGCCATCCTGGACACGATCTTCAAACCCTTTGTGATCGCCTTGCAGCTGACGCCTAAAGTGGCGCTGATTCCCCTGTTCATTTTGTGGTTTGGTTTTGGAATCGAATCCAAGATCATCATCTCGGCGCTATTGGCTTTCTTTCCGGTTTTCTCCAATAGTTATCTGGGGGCCAAGTCTGTCGATACGGGTTTGATTGAAGTGTTTCAGGTGGGCAAGGCAAGCACCTGGCAGCGCTTCAAACTGCTGGTGATCCCTGCCTCCTTGCCTTACATCCTGACGGGTATGGAGATGGCAATTGTGCTGGCCATTATTGGTGCCGTGGTGTCTGAGTTTGTGGCCGGTTCGCGTGGTCTGGGCTACTTGGCCACCATCAAGCTGCAGGATCTGGAAGTGGATACCTTGTTTGCCGTTGTAATCCTTTTGGCGATGATTGGTTTCGTGCTGTATTTCACCGTTGGTTCACTGCGTAAAGTCGTGATCCCTTGGCATGAGTCGGCAAAAGCGGCCAAGAAATAA
- a CDS encoding ABC transporter ATP-binding protein translates to MSELAKKPSTDAPPIVRFDRVSKHFKTSTGTTIALQDINQHIMAGEFVAVIGPSGCGKSTLLRLLCGLEQPTSGQVNWPATADKKTPDIGVAFQEHRLLPWMNIQKNILLPKLMQAGSYSAEDEQRALLLCDMVGLKGFETKSPAELSGGMRQRASFARALFSQPDLLLLDEPFGALDALTREKIIADAERIWMDQKFGAFLITHSISEAVHLADRVIVMSARPGRVVAEIPITLERPRTNFLGDPEFARLCDELRQHLEL, encoded by the coding sequence TTGTCTGAGCTAGCAAAAAAACCGTCCACTGACGCACCGCCCATCGTTCGTTTTGACCGTGTCTCCAAGCATTTCAAGACCTCTACCGGTACGACCATTGCTTTGCAAGACATCAATCAGCACATCATGGCCGGTGAGTTTGTGGCAGTAATTGGTCCATCAGGCTGCGGCAAGTCCACCTTGCTGCGCTTGTTATGTGGTTTGGAACAGCCCACCTCCGGTCAGGTGAACTGGCCCGCTACGGCCGACAAGAAAACGCCCGATATCGGTGTGGCATTTCAAGAGCACCGACTTTTGCCGTGGATGAATATCCAGAAAAATATCCTGCTGCCCAAGTTGATGCAAGCGGGCAGTTACAGCGCTGAGGATGAACAGCGGGCGCTGTTGCTATGCGACATGGTGGGGTTGAAAGGCTTTGAAACCAAGAGCCCGGCCGAGCTGTCCGGTGGGATGCGCCAACGGGCGTCTTTTGCGCGCGCCCTGTTTTCCCAGCCCGATTTATTGCTGCTGGATGAACCGTTTGGGGCATTGGATGCCTTGACCCGGGAAAAAATCATCGCTGATGCAGAGCGTATCTGGATGGATCAGAAATTTGGTGCTTTCCTGATTACGCACTCTATCAGTGAAGCGGTGCACTTGGCGGATCGGGTCATTGTGATGTCGGCGCGCCCGGGACGTGTGGTAGCCGAAATTCCTATTACGTTGGAGCGTCCGCGCACAAACTTTTTGGGTGATCCCGAGTTTGCCCGTCTATGTGATGAACTGCGTCAGCATCTGGAGTTGTAA
- a CDS encoding ABC transporter substrate-binding protein, giving the protein MNRRKFLVYSAGALGAMSLPLSASVAFAKAKGTYTYLTPFTLSLAFAPVLYASASGGFDKLDVNVKVEVGRGAGQAIQLVAAKQVEAGRTGGANYLSARAQDNSDVLAFGTVSQISPFVVISSQSHPVRDVKELAGKVVGVASFGGSMEATLNLMLAKAGVDPKSVRRERVADGPASFAMVEAGRIAAFFGNASTVSRLRAAELPLVALPVDDGVPGQVYVASEEDLESNREQHVAFLQGTRSAILAMADMDDAQLLEVIRTIARRFDVPGIEKEDIALGDLKGNRELWLAHGKENVLRNVPEQWDEATRLLQGAGLMKETSRQLYTNAIWESTVV; this is encoded by the coding sequence ATGAACCGCAGGAAATTTCTGGTTTATAGCGCCGGCGCCTTGGGGGCAATGAGTTTGCCCCTGAGCGCCAGCGTGGCCTTTGCCAAGGCAAAGGGGACCTACACGTACCTGACCCCTTTCACGCTGTCCCTGGCCTTCGCGCCCGTCTTGTATGCCAGCGCGTCGGGTGGTTTCGACAAACTGGATGTGAACGTCAAAGTAGAAGTGGGCAGGGGGGCCGGTCAGGCCATACAGCTGGTTGCCGCCAAGCAGGTAGAAGCTGGCCGCACCGGTGGCGCCAATTATCTGTCTGCGCGCGCCCAAGACAACTCCGATGTTCTGGCCTTTGGCACGGTGTCACAGATTTCACCGTTTGTGGTGATTTCTTCCCAGAGCCACCCAGTTCGGGACGTGAAAGAACTGGCAGGGAAAGTGGTTGGCGTGGCGTCATTCGGTGGTTCTATGGAGGCCACCTTGAACTTGATGCTGGCCAAAGCAGGTGTGGACCCCAAGTCGGTGCGTCGTGAGCGTGTTGCTGACGGTCCGGCGTCGTTCGCGATGGTGGAGGCGGGCCGTATTGCCGCATTTTTTGGCAATGCCAGCACGGTATCGCGCCTGCGTGCTGCCGAACTGCCTTTGGTGGCGCTGCCTGTAGACGACGGTGTGCCTGGTCAAGTCTATGTGGCCAGTGAAGAGGATCTGGAATCCAACCGCGAGCAGCACGTCGCATTTTTGCAAGGCACCCGCTCGGCGATCTTGGCGATGGCGGATATGGACGATGCGCAACTGCTGGAAGTCATTCGCACGATTGCGCGTCGTTTTGATGTGCCAGGTATTGAAAAAGAAGATATTGCGCTGGGTGACCTGAAAGGCAACCGTGAGTTGTGGTTGGCGCACGGTAAAGAAAATGTCTTGCGTAATGTGCCCGAACAGTGGGATGAAGCGACTCGCTTGTTGCAGGGTGCCGGTCTGATGAAGGAAACCTCCAGACAGCTCTATACCAATGCCATCTGGGAGTCTACCGTTGTCTGA
- a CDS encoding cupin domain-containing protein, whose protein sequence is MSDTTTEQIVPVPDQESPLFASWKRPQDKSLQEWIESRIARRKSRQYDWNALGWQAEVNPTYRRAQTRYIGTGAAGVTHDDNVIPAEHFTFSTMILPAGCEGPLHVHHDVEEAFFILRGDSIRLFLEYKGERCEVVLNERDVISVPPGVYRGLRNEGQEESLMCVMLGANRPDLPDYPEDHPLTAAKKLRMQAKAAAQNKQPT, encoded by the coding sequence ATGAGTGATACGACAACAGAACAAATTGTGCCGGTTCCCGATCAGGAATCTCCTCTGTTTGCGAGCTGGAAGCGTCCACAGGACAAGAGTTTGCAAGAGTGGATTGAATCACGCATCGCTCGCCGCAAAAGCCGTCAGTACGATTGGAATGCACTGGGTTGGCAAGCAGAGGTGAACCCGACGTACCGTCGAGCGCAAACTCGCTACATCGGCACAGGAGCAGCAGGCGTAACCCATGACGACAACGTCATTCCGGCAGAGCATTTCACGTTTTCCACCATGATCTTGCCTGCTGGTTGTGAAGGCCCCTTGCATGTGCACCACGACGTTGAGGAAGCATTTTTCATTTTGCGCGGCGACAGTATCCGTCTGTTCCTGGAATACAAGGGAGAGCGTTGCGAAGTTGTCTTGAACGAACGTGACGTTATTTCGGTGCCACCGGGTGTGTACCGCGGTTTGCGCAATGAGGGTCAAGAAGAGTCCTTGATGTGCGTGATGCTGGGGGCGAACCGGCCTGATTTGCCTGACTATCCCGAAGACCATCCGCTGACTGCCGCCAAGAAGCTGCGTATGCAGGCAAAGGCCGCTGCGCAAAACAAGCAGCCCACCTAA
- a CDS encoding porin, with product MSKGRMGAVAGVLVMACAGHGAALAQQSSVQLYGLLDSGLLLEKQLDDSRRFGMASGIAGQSRFGIRGSEDLGNGYSVTFQMEGGLLTTTGTSTQGRLFGRQATLGIKGGFGELKFGRQTVFGYSWTPFIASPFGVAWSGNGIGSTFGYKSGDYGADGRLSNAVTYQTPIVGGLEAGIGYSFSTADEQSFGSSNNNRVVTAGLRYSNGPLKAALTYERLNPIKDSNNRKAQNLQFGLSYDFGVVRLFSGYNEQRNINLSPAPGYVKTGGDKDRAFTVGASIPAGKRGTAMLSYQRAMLSNNGGFAAGYRYQLSKRTNVYAMGNVYSVRNHFIDEKQRKHQLGVGLQHSF from the coding sequence ATGAGTAAAGGACGAATGGGGGCAGTAGCGGGTGTATTGGTCATGGCGTGTGCCGGGCACGGCGCTGCGTTGGCCCAGCAAAGCAGCGTGCAGCTCTACGGCTTGCTGGACAGCGGCCTGTTGCTGGAAAAACAGTTGGATGACAGCAGAAGGTTTGGAATGGCCAGCGGGATTGCCGGTCAATCGCGCTTTGGTATCCGCGGCAGTGAAGACCTGGGTAATGGTTATTCCGTGACCTTCCAAATGGAAGGCGGCTTGTTGACGACGACCGGCACCTCCACCCAAGGCCGCCTCTTTGGACGGCAAGCAACCTTAGGAATCAAGGGCGGTTTTGGTGAACTGAAGTTTGGTCGGCAAACTGTTTTTGGCTATTCGTGGACGCCCTTTATTGCCAGCCCGTTTGGCGTGGCATGGTCCGGTAACGGCATCGGTTCTACCTTCGGGTATAAAAGCGGCGACTACGGTGCAGATGGTCGCTTGAGCAATGCGGTGACGTATCAGACGCCTATTGTCGGTGGGCTGGAAGCCGGTATTGGCTATAGCTTTTCCACTGCTGATGAGCAGTCTTTTGGCTCATCCAACAACAATCGTGTTGTGACCGCTGGCTTGCGCTATAGCAATGGCCCCCTGAAGGCGGCGCTGACCTACGAGCGCTTGAATCCTATTAAAGATAGTAATAATCGCAAGGCGCAAAACCTGCAGTTTGGTTTGTCTTATGACTTTGGCGTCGTGCGTTTGTTCAGCGGCTATAACGAGCAGCGCAACATTAACCTGAGCCCTGCGCCTGGCTATGTGAAAACAGGGGGCGACAAAGATCGCGCCTTTACGGTCGGTGCGTCCATTCCTGCTGGAAAAAGAGGGACGGCCATGCTGAGTTATCAGCGCGCCATGCTCTCGAACAATGGCGGTTTTGCAGCAGGTTACCGCTATCAACTCTCCAAGCGCACCAACGTGTATGCGATGGGCAACGTGTACAGCGTGCGCAACCACTTTATTGACGAAAAACAGCGCAAACACCAGCTCGGTGTTGGGCTGCAGCATTCATTTTGA
- a CDS encoding IclR family transcriptional regulator, producing MSTTLPAQQNYTVPGLERGLRLLFEFNRNEQTLTAPELAKRLELPRTTTFRLLATLENLGFVQRVEGGHTYKLGMAILRLGFEYLASLELTQLGTPILERVRDETGLSCNLAIQDEHSAVIISKVAAPTPFVSTVHVGTRLPLHATLLGRVLLSDMKPADLLQLYPENTLPRFSERTPTTTDMLYELIRQDAERGYGYDEGYFEPEVGSAAVPIRNKQGHIVAALGVTIPVSYLRSGKLDTSSLVNTVRSAATELSQLLGYHSSESSTR from the coding sequence ATGAGTACGACTTTGCCGGCACAACAAAACTACACCGTGCCAGGACTGGAGCGTGGCCTGCGCTTGTTGTTCGAATTCAACCGGAACGAGCAGACTTTGACGGCGCCCGAGCTGGCCAAAAGACTGGAGCTTCCCCGCACCACCACTTTCAGATTATTGGCGACACTGGAAAATCTGGGCTTTGTACAGCGTGTGGAAGGTGGCCATACATATAAATTGGGCATGGCCATTTTGCGACTGGGGTTTGAGTATTTGGCTTCTCTGGAGCTAACCCAATTAGGAACACCGATCCTGGAGCGCGTACGTGATGAAACCGGGCTCTCGTGCAACTTGGCGATTCAAGATGAACATAGCGCCGTCATCATTAGCAAAGTGGCCGCCCCCACCCCATTTGTCAGCACCGTACATGTGGGCACCCGTTTGCCGCTGCATGCCACCCTGCTGGGACGGGTGCTGTTAAGTGATATGAAACCGGCGGATTTGCTGCAGCTGTACCCAGAAAACACACTGCCCAGATTTTCTGAGCGGACGCCTACGACCACGGATATGCTGTACGAACTCATCCGCCAAGATGCCGAGCGTGGCTATGGATACGACGAAGGGTATTTTGAGCCTGAAGTAGGCAGTGCAGCTGTCCCGATACGCAATAAGCAAGGACATATCGTGGCCGCACTGGGTGTGACGATCCCGGTCAGCTACTTGCGCTCCGGCAAGCTGGACACCTCATCCTTAGTCAATACTGTGCGCAGCGCTGCAACAGAACTGTCCCAACTACTGGGTTATCACAGCAGCGAGTCCTCGACCAGATAA
- the thpD gene encoding ectoine hydroxylase codes for MTVTMSDLYTSRTERTAAIVSRQEPVVYPDPVGSQPLNKSQLREYEDNGFLLLPDLFNAQEVQALLGNVEAMSTDPGILSREEAVVEKGSQAVRSIFRVHELSELIARLVRDPRVLDVARQILGSDVYVHQSRANLKPGFTGKEFYWHSDFETWHIEDGMPQMRALSCSVLLTDNNVCNGPLMLVPGSHRQFISCTGQTPDNHYKESLRKQEYGVPDPISLRLLVDQGGIEAITAKAGSVIFFDCNTLHGSASNISPWPRANVFTVYNSVENCVGDPKQGLTPRPAHVATRGQFPVLTPLNGPLLEF; via the coding sequence ATGACAGTGACCATGAGCGATCTGTACACATCCCGTACAGAACGAACGGCGGCCATCGTCAGCCGCCAGGAGCCGGTGGTGTATCCGGATCCGGTAGGTAGCCAGCCTTTGAACAAGTCCCAGTTGCGGGAGTATGAGGACAACGGCTTTTTGCTGCTGCCCGATTTGTTCAATGCGCAGGAAGTGCAAGCCTTGCTGGGCAATGTGGAAGCCATGAGCACGGACCCCGGCATCTTGTCGCGTGAAGAGGCTGTGGTGGAAAAAGGCAGTCAGGCCGTGCGCTCGATCTTTCGTGTGCATGAATTAAGCGAACTGATTGCCCGCCTGGTACGTGATCCGCGCGTGCTGGATGTGGCCCGTCAGATTCTGGGCTCGGATGTGTATGTGCATCAGTCCCGTGCCAACCTGAAACCGGGCTTTACCGGCAAGGAGTTTTACTGGCATTCGGACTTCGAGACCTGGCATATCGAAGATGGCATGCCGCAAATGCGCGCCTTAAGCTGCTCGGTGCTGTTGACTGACAATAATGTGTGCAATGGCCCCTTGATGCTGGTGCCGGGTTCGCACCGCCAGTTCATCTCTTGCACGGGGCAAACGCCGGACAACCATTACAAGGAGTCCTTGCGCAAGCAGGAGTATGGCGTGCCCGATCCAATCAGCCTGCGATTGCTGGTGGATCAAGGCGGCATTGAAGCCATTACTGCCAAGGCCGGTTCGGTGATCTTTTTTGACTGCAATACCTTGCATGGCTCGGCCAGCAATATCTCGCCTTGGCCACGAGCCAATGTGTTTACGGTCTATAACAGCGTGGAAAACTGCGTGGGTGATCCCAAGCAGGGGCTGACGCCTCGTCCTGCGCATGTGGCTACTCGCGGGCAGTTCCCTGTCCTGACGCCATTGAATGGACCGCTGCTGGAGTTCTGA
- a CDS encoding ectoine synthase: protein MLVKNVQDVIGTRDEVRTDTWVSRRVLLKKDGMGFSFHETVIFPGTETHIHYQNHLEAVWCIEGDGEIETVADGKKYDLGPGVVYALDQHDEHYLRGGKEPLRVICVFNPPLTGQEVHDEKGVYPAIVED, encoded by the coding sequence ATGTTGGTGAAGAACGTACAAGATGTGATTGGAACCCGTGACGAGGTGCGCACAGATACCTGGGTCAGCCGCCGTGTCTTGCTCAAGAAAGACGGCATGGGTTTTTCCTTTCATGAAACCGTTATTTTTCCTGGCACCGAAACGCACATCCACTACCAGAATCACCTGGAAGCGGTGTGGTGCATCGAGGGCGATGGTGAAATCGAAACCGTTGCCGACGGCAAGAAATACGATTTGGGCCCAGGCGTGGTCTATGCCCTGGACCAGCACGACGAACACTATCTGCGCGGTGGCAAAGAGCCGCTGCGAGTGATCTGCGTATTCAATCCGCCCTTGACCGGTCAGGAAGTTCACGATGAGAAAGGGGTTTACCCAGCCATCGTGGAAGACTGA
- the ectB gene encoding diaminobutyrate--2-oxoglutarate transaminase has translation MTDLKIFDRMESEVRGYVRSFPVIFNKARGSVLEDESGRQYIDFFSGAGTLNYGHNNPHLKEKLIEYLNTDGLVHGLDMATSAKKYFLETVDKVLLKPRGWDYRLQFTGPTGTNAVEAALKLARQVKGRQNVISFTHGFHGVSTGSLAVTANSKFRSAAGVALGNTSFMPYDGYLGPDVNTMAYLERLLEDPSSGLDHPAAVIVETVQGEGGVNVATQRWLRELQRLCREHDMLLIVDDIQVGCGRTGRFFSFEQAGISPDIITLSKSLSGFGLPMSLVLLRPELDVWKPSAHNGTFRGNNLAFVTAAQALESYWANEDFEAEIQGKERQVRDWLENLVHSYPDRGLSVRGRGLIQGLVTPPGVGLANEIAAQAFKQGLVIETSGAHDEVLKLLPALTISNEELTQGLDIIERSVAQCLSKRGSQAKILKIGGAR, from the coding sequence ATGACTGACTTAAAAATATTCGACCGGATGGAGTCTGAAGTAAGGGGCTACGTCCGGTCCTTTCCGGTCATTTTCAACAAAGCCCGAGGCTCGGTCTTGGAGGACGAGTCAGGCAGACAATACATCGATTTTTTCAGTGGGGCCGGTACGCTCAATTATGGGCACAACAACCCTCATCTGAAAGAAAAGCTGATTGAATACCTGAACACCGACGGCTTGGTACACGGTTTGGACATGGCCACCAGCGCCAAGAAATACTTTCTTGAAACGGTGGACAAAGTGCTGCTCAAACCGCGCGGGTGGGACTACCGCTTGCAGTTTACGGGGCCTACCGGCACCAATGCCGTAGAGGCGGCGTTAAAACTGGCACGCCAGGTCAAAGGCCGCCAGAATGTGATTTCCTTTACGCACGGTTTCCACGGCGTCAGCACGGGTTCCCTGGCAGTGACGGCGAACTCCAAGTTCCGTAGTGCAGCGGGTGTGGCCCTGGGCAATACCTCGTTCATGCCTTATGACGGGTATTTGGGCCCGGACGTCAATACGATGGCTTATCTGGAGCGCTTGCTGGAAGATCCCAGCAGTGGCCTGGACCATCCTGCCGCGGTCATCGTGGAAACCGTGCAAGGTGAAGGGGGCGTGAACGTTGCCACACAGCGCTGGCTGCGTGAGTTGCAGCGTCTGTGCCGCGAGCACGACATGCTGCTGATTGTCGATGACATTCAAGTCGGTTGCGGCCGGACTGGCCGTTTCTTCAGCTTTGAGCAGGCCGGTATCAGTCCTGACATCATCACCTTGTCCAAATCCCTGTCCGGCTTTGGTTTGCCCATGTCCCTGGTTCTGCTGCGGCCTGAACTGGATGTGTGGAAACCCAGCGCGCATAACGGCACCTTCCGTGGCAATAACCTGGCTTTCGTGACAGCGGCTCAAGCCCTGGAAAGCTACTGGGCCAACGAGGACTTTGAAGCCGAGATCCAGGGCAAAGAGCGTCAAGTACGCGACTGGCTGGAAAACCTGGTGCACAGCTACCCCGATCGTGGCTTGAGTGTGCGTGGTCGTGGCCTCATTCAAGGTCTGGTGACGCCACCGGGTGTTGGCCTGGCCAATGAAATTGCCGCACAGGCGTTCAAGCAGGGTCTGGTCATTGAAACCTCGGGCGCTCACGACGAAGTTCTGAAGCTCCTGCCGGCGCTGACGATCAGCAATGAAGAGCTGACTCAAGGTCTGGACATTATTGAACGCAGCGTGGCCCAGTGCCTGTCCAAGCGCGGCAGCCAGGCCAAGATTCTGAAGATTGGAGGAGCACGCTAA
- the ectA gene encoding diaminobutyrate acetyltransferase: MTDRPGPGSSAGSVTAADPAPSDPALILRAPLLRDAAAIHQLIADSPPLDLNSEYLYLLLSEHFSQTCVIAQRGEQIDGFISAYFLPDRPDVLFVWQVAVHERARGRRLGQAMLDHLKQRLRGRSLRYLETTVSPGNRASRGLFAAMARRWGVPMQEQEFFDTALFADEAHEAEPLLRIGPLDSG, translated from the coding sequence TTGACGGACCGACCTGGTCCGGGCAGCTCGGCCGGCAGCGTGACTGCCGCCGATCCTGCCCCCAGTGACCCGGCGCTGATACTGCGTGCGCCCCTGTTGCGTGATGCCGCCGCCATCCATCAGCTGATTGCCGACAGCCCGCCACTGGATCTGAATTCTGAATATCTCTATTTGCTGCTCAGCGAGCACTTTTCCCAGACCTGCGTTATCGCGCAGCGTGGGGAACAAATAGACGGTTTCATCTCTGCCTACTTTCTCCCCGACCGTCCTGATGTGCTTTTTGTGTGGCAAGTGGCCGTGCATGAGCGCGCTCGTGGGCGTCGTTTGGGGCAGGCCATGCTGGACCACCTGAAGCAGCGTCTGCGTGGCCGTTCCCTGCGCTATCTGGAAACGACGGTCAGCCCTGGCAACCGGGCCTCGCGTGGCCTGTTTGCAGCCATGGCGCGGCGTTGGGGTGTGCCCATGCAGGAGCAGGAATTCTTTGATACCGCCTTGTTTGCCGATGAGGCTCACGAGGCAGAACCTCTATTACGAATCGGCCCCTTGGACTCTGGATAA
- a CDS encoding MarR family winged helix-turn-helix transcriptional regulator, translating to MTTDQHYDLRILRALRQITRSIALHSRQLSAYSNITAPQLICLRTIIEKGPLTATAISREMHVSPSTVVGILDRLEDKKLVLRERGREDRRIVFVSATPEGKTLAHDTPSPLQKKLSDALKELPELEQATMTLSLERIVRLLDADPDVVLEADETASPILEVPEGDVPPESGLVV from the coding sequence ATGACCACAGATCAACACTACGATTTACGAATTTTGCGGGCCTTGCGCCAGATCACGCGCTCGATTGCCCTGCATTCCAGGCAACTGTCGGCGTACAGCAATATCACCGCGCCCCAGTTGATCTGCCTGCGCACCATTATTGAAAAAGGCCCGCTGACGGCTACGGCCATCAGCCGCGAAATGCATGTCAGCCCCAGCACCGTGGTCGGTATTCTGGATCGCCTGGAAGACAAGAAACTGGTGCTGCGCGAGCGCGGCCGTGAAGATCGACGGATTGTTTTTGTTAGTGCGACACCTGAAGGGAAGACCTTGGCACATGACACGCCGTCCCCCTTGCAAAAGAAGTTGTCGGACGCCTTGAAAGAGCTACCCGAGCTGGAACAGGCCACCATGACCCTGTCGCTGGAGCGCATTGTGCGTTTGCTCGACGCTGACCCCGATGTTGTGCTGGAGGCCGATGAGACGGCCTCGCCTATTCTTGAGGTCCCGGAAGGGGATGTACCCCCCGAATCCGGGTTGGTGGTTTGA
- the yddG gene encoding aromatic amino acid DMT transporter YddG has product MKQSDKATLIGLIAIVLWSTIVGLIRSVSDSLGVTGGAALIYTLASVFLLLSVGWVRLRDFPRRYLVWGSVLFVCYELCLALSIGYAHNSQQAIEVGMVNYLWPTFTIVAAILFNKQKANWLLAPGLLLSMMGISWILGGEQGLSLHNIWLNVQDNPLSYGLAFSGALIWAGYSTMTARIAQGKNGITLFFMLTAAALWVKYLVQGAPAMTFTVPALVYLLLAAIAMGFGYAAWNVGILHGNVTILAGASYFIPVFSAALSTVLLQASLTLTFWQGSAMVCSGALLCWLAIRVRKPRSLKSTA; this is encoded by the coding sequence ATGAAGCAATCTGATAAGGCAACCCTGATCGGGCTGATCGCCATTGTCCTTTGGAGCACGATTGTCGGCCTGATACGCAGCGTCAGCGACTCTCTGGGCGTAACCGGCGGCGCTGCCCTGATTTACACCCTGGCCTCGGTCTTTCTTCTTTTATCAGTGGGCTGGGTACGCTTGCGCGACTTTCCGCGTCGCTACCTGGTCTGGGGCAGTGTGCTGTTTGTCTGCTATGAACTCTGTCTGGCCCTGTCCATCGGCTATGCCCACAACAGCCAGCAGGCAATTGAAGTGGGGATGGTCAACTATCTGTGGCCGACTTTTACCATTGTGGCCGCCATCTTGTTCAATAAGCAAAAAGCCAATTGGCTGCTTGCACCCGGCCTGCTCTTGTCCATGATGGGGATCAGCTGGATTCTAGGCGGCGAGCAAGGCTTGAGCCTGCACAACATCTGGCTGAATGTGCAGGACAATCCCTTGAGCTACGGCCTGGCCTTTAGCGGCGCGCTGATCTGGGCCGGCTACAGCACCATGACCGCCCGCATCGCCCAGGGCAAAAATGGCATCACCCTGTTTTTCATGCTGACGGCAGCGGCCTTGTGGGTGAAGTACCTGGTCCAAGGTGCTCCAGCCATGACGTTTACGGTTCCCGCCTTGGTGTATTTGCTGCTGGCTGCCATTGCGATGGGCTTTGGCTATGCCGCCTGGAATGTCGGTATTTTGCATGGCAATGTCACCATCCTGGCCGGCGCTTCCTACTTTATTCCGGTATTTTCAGCCGCCCTGTCCACCGTTTTGCTGCAAGCTTCGTTGACGCTGACCTTCTGGCAAGGCTCGGCCATGGTGTGTTCGGGTGCCCTGCTATGCTGGCTGGCCATCCGGGTTCGCAAACCCCGCTCGCTAAAAAGCACTGCCTGA